One Acidobacteriota bacterium DNA window includes the following coding sequences:
- a CDS encoding gluconate 2-dehydrogenase subunit 3 family protein: protein MKKRQGDAETERRGEGVSPDVSRREMVKLTAGAMVVPALPQAKRRATAKPAKFFTADELKMVDELGELIIPADDHSPGAREAKCADYIDARLAETWDEASKQQWREGLALVNRLSTEMHGQPFLKATSDQRIALLERIAHNEANPQTPEEKFFGTLKGHIAHAYYTSKIGIQQELQYKGNTYQREFSGVDVSKK from the coding sequence ATGAAGAAAAGACAGGGAGACGCAGAGACTGAGCGACGGGGAGAGGGAGTTTCGCCGGACGTGAGTCGGCGCGAAATGGTCAAGTTGACTGCGGGCGCAATGGTGGTTCCGGCGCTGCCGCAAGCCAAGCGTCGCGCAACTGCAAAACCCGCAAAGTTTTTTACTGCTGACGAATTGAAGATGGTGGATGAGCTTGGCGAATTGATTATTCCTGCCGATGATCATTCCCCCGGCGCGCGCGAAGCGAAATGCGCTGATTACATTGACGCACGGCTGGCCGAAACCTGGGACGAAGCCTCGAAACAACAATGGCGCGAAGGCTTGGCGCTGGTCAACCGGCTTTCCACTGAAATGCACGGCCAACCATTTTTGAAAGCTACCAGCGATCAGCGCATCGCCTTGCTGGAACGCATCGCCCACAACGAAGCGAATCCGCAAACGCCGGAAGAGAAGTTTTTCGGCACGCTGAAAGGACACATCGCGCACGCGTACTACACCTCCAAGATCGGCATCCAGCAGGAGCTTCAGTACAAAGGCAACACCTACCAACGGGAATTCTCAGGCGTTGACGTAAGCAAGAAATGA
- the lpdA gene encoding dihydrolipoyl dehydrogenase encodes MAKEYDVVVLGAGPGGYVAAIRASQLGLKTAVIESKYWGGVCLNVGCIPSKALLRNAELAHIVNHEAKTFGMNIEGKVTFDYGVAFSRSRKVADGRVKGVHFLMKKNKIDEFDGWATFTDANTFDVKLNKGGNETVKFKHCIIAAGSTTRLIPGSSLSERVVTYEEQIMEDKLPGSIIIAGAGAIGVEFAYVMNNYGVDVTIVEFLDRVVPLEDEEVSSELARQYKKAGIKLLTSTKVEKIEDTGKNVRVTVSDKAGKQQTLEADKVLQAIGFKPRTEGYGLEKTGVKVGDRGAIEINEKMQTNVPHIYAIGDVTAKLMLAHVAESMGIIAAENIKGEHTIKLEYDMMPRATYCQPQIASFGYTEAQAKEKGYDVNVAKFPFTANAKAHGLGDATGFVKLISDKKYGEMLGAHLIGPDVTELLPELTLARYAELTPEEIARNVHAHPTLSEAVKEAAHGLVGHMINM; translated from the coding sequence ATGGCGAAAGAATATGATGTGGTTGTGCTGGGCGCGGGGCCGGGCGGATATGTTGCCGCCATCCGCGCCAGCCAACTGGGACTGAAAACTGCGGTGATCGAATCGAAATACTGGGGCGGCGTTTGTTTGAACGTCGGCTGCATTCCTTCCAAAGCGTTATTGCGCAACGCCGAACTGGCGCACATTGTGAACCACGAAGCCAAAACCTTCGGCATGAACATCGAAGGCAAAGTCACCTTCGATTACGGCGTCGCTTTCAGCCGCAGCCGCAAAGTTGCCGATGGCCGTGTCAAGGGCGTTCACTTCCTGATGAAGAAAAACAAGATTGACGAATTCGACGGCTGGGCGACGTTTACCGACGCCAACACCTTTGATGTCAAACTGAACAAAGGCGGCAACGAAACCGTCAAATTCAAACATTGCATCATCGCCGCCGGTTCGACCACGCGGCTGATTCCAGGCTCTTCGCTTTCTGAACGCGTCGTCACCTACGAAGAGCAGATTATGGAAGACAAGCTCCCCGGCAGCATCATCATCGCCGGAGCCGGAGCTATCGGCGTCGAATTTGCCTACGTGATGAATAATTACGGCGTAGACGTGACCATCGTCGAATTTCTGGATCGTGTCGTTCCGCTGGAAGACGAAGAGGTCAGCAGCGAACTCGCCCGCCAGTACAAAAAAGCTGGCATCAAACTTTTGACCTCGACCAAAGTCGAAAAGATCGAAGACACAGGCAAAAACGTCCGCGTCACCGTCAGCGACAAAGCCGGCAAACAGCAAACCCTGGAAGCCGACAAGGTGCTGCAAGCCATCGGCTTCAAACCGCGCACGGAAGGTTACGGACTGGAAAAGACTGGCGTAAAAGTCGGCGACCGAGGCGCAATTGAAATCAACGAAAAGATGCAAACCAACGTCCCGCACATTTACGCCATTGGCGATGTGACGGCGAAGCTGATGTTGGCGCACGTCGCCGAATCCATGGGCATCATTGCGGCGGAAAACATCAAAGGCGAACACACTATCAAACTGGAATACGACATGATGCCGCGCGCGACCTATTGCCAACCGCAAATCGCCAGCTTCGGTTACACCGAAGCCCAAGCAAAAGAAAAAGGCTACGACGTCAACGTTGCCAAATTCCCTTTCACCGCCAACGCCAAAGCCCACGGCCTCGGCGATGCTACTGGCTTTGTGAAGCTCATCAGCGATAAAAAGTACGGCGAAATGCTCGGCGCGCATTTGATCGGCCCGGATGTTACTGAGTTGTTACCTGAATTGACACTGGCTAGGTACGCCGAACTCACGCCGGAAGAAATCGCCCGCAACGTCCACGCGCATCCGACGCTGAGCGAAGCTGTAAAGGAGGCCGCGCATGGATTGGTTGGGCATATGATTAATATGTGA
- the tnpA gene encoding IS200/IS605 family transposase, whose product MANTYHSLHYHLIFSTKNRVAHLKPEIEQRVWAYIGGVARLHKMTALQIGGFDDHIHVLVMAPPTIAPSQIAQWLKGDSSKWIHETFPELRDFAWQEGYGVSTVSRSNTEAVVAYIQKQREHHQKQTFQEEYLEFLQRHGVEYDERYVWG is encoded by the coding sequence ATGGCCAATACCTATCATTCGCTTCATTACCACCTGATCTTCAGCACCAAAAATCGCGTCGCACACCTGAAACCGGAAATTGAACAACGGGTGTGGGCATACATCGGCGGCGTAGCTCGTTTGCACAAAATGACCGCTCTGCAAATCGGAGGGTTTGACGATCACATTCACGTGTTGGTAATGGCCCCACCAACGATTGCGCCCAGCCAGATTGCGCAATGGTTGAAAGGCGATTCTTCAAAGTGGATTCACGAGACGTTTCCGGAATTGCGAGACTTCGCGTGGCAGGAAGGTTATGGCGTATCCACCGTCAGTAGATCAAATACAGAAGCCGTGGTCGCGTACATTCAGAAGCAACGAGAACATCATCAGAAGCAGACTTTCCAAGAGGAGTATCTGGAGTTTTTGCAGAGGCATGGCGTCGAATACGACGAACGTTACGTGTGGGGATAA